The following proteins are co-located in the Billgrantia tianxiuensis genome:
- a CDS encoding helix-turn-helix domain-containing protein, whose product MSHPAQAPVPVFKLYGETRHWPTPDLLHCESIPERSRLHDWHIRPHRHADLVHVLHIASGQVKLELEGTQQELQGPLVIVVPAMTIHGFRFSQDIEGHIVTLAQPLAEQLGQRLEEQARVLRHADYHPLTQSPQARRLAALVEQIDAEYRQPAPGRDRMLSALVQALAVALSRLAEPHGLHDSSPRPRQRDRGHEHLTNFQALIEAQYRQQPSVERFAEQLGMSSAHLNALCRRLADRSALQLLHERLLLEAKRQLTYTNMTISQVADSLGFSEPAYFTRFFKRNTGLSPKAFRLRQSLDEPAR is encoded by the coding sequence ATGAGCCACCCAGCGCAGGCTCCCGTTCCCGTCTTCAAGCTCTACGGCGAAACCCGCCACTGGCCAACGCCGGACCTGCTGCACTGCGAGTCGATTCCCGAACGCAGCCGGCTACACGATTGGCATATCCGCCCCCATCGCCATGCCGACCTGGTGCATGTGCTGCATATCGCCTCCGGCCAGGTGAAGCTGGAACTCGAAGGCACGCAGCAGGAGCTGCAGGGGCCGCTGGTGATCGTGGTGCCGGCGATGACCATCCACGGCTTTCGCTTCTCGCAGGACATCGAAGGACATATCGTCACCCTGGCGCAACCGCTGGCCGAGCAGCTCGGGCAGCGGCTCGAGGAGCAGGCCAGAGTGCTGCGCCACGCCGACTACCATCCGCTGACACAGTCGCCGCAGGCCCGGCGCCTGGCCGCCCTGGTGGAACAGATCGATGCCGAATACCGCCAGCCCGCGCCGGGGCGCGACCGCATGTTGAGCGCCCTGGTCCAGGCGCTGGCGGTGGCGCTTTCCCGCCTGGCCGAGCCGCACGGCTTGCACGACAGTTCCCCCAGGCCGCGCCAGCGCGACCGCGGGCACGAGCATCTGACAAACTTCCAGGCGCTGATCGAGGCGCAATACCGCCAGCAGCCCAGCGTCGAGCGCTTCGCCGAGCAGCTAGGCATGAGCAGCGCCCACCTCAACGCCCTGTGCCGACGGCTGGCGGACCGCAGCGCGCTCCAATTGCTCCATGAGCGCCTGCTGCTGGAGGCCAAGCGTCAGCTCACCTACACCAACATGACCATCAGCCAGGTTGCCGACAGCTTGGGCTTCTCCGAGCCGGCCTACTTCACGCGCTTCTTCAAGCGCAACACCGGCCTCTCCCCCAAGGCGTTCCGCCTGCGCCAGAGTCTTGACGAACCCGCACGGTAA
- a CDS encoding TRAP transporter large permease subunit, with protein sequence MGAFATLLYAFYKGMRLAGLWQSVQETLALSAVVFFMLVGAETLGYFISVSRISFTISTFLGGLDVPTMVILLLILLLYFVLGMFMDSIAMLVITVPVVFPIITMLGIDPVWFGILTVLTVELGLVTPPVGMNVFVIKAMAPHVGLGEIYRGVAPFIVADLLRLALLIAFPILTLWML encoded by the coding sequence GTGGGTGCCTTCGCGACCCTGCTGTATGCCTTCTACAAGGGCATGCGCCTGGCCGGGCTGTGGCAGAGCGTGCAGGAGACCCTGGCGCTGTCGGCGGTGGTGTTCTTCATGCTGGTGGGGGCCGAGACCCTGGGCTACTTCATCTCGGTGTCGCGGATCTCCTTCACCATCAGCACCTTCCTCGGCGGCCTGGACGTGCCGACCATGGTGATCCTGCTGTTGATCCTGCTGCTCTATTTCGTGCTCGGCATGTTCATGGACTCGATCGCCATGCTGGTGATCACGGTGCCGGTGGTGTTCCCGATCATCACCATGCTCGGCATCGATCCGGTGTGGTTCGGCATCCTCACCGTATTGACGGTGGAGCTGGGGCTGGTGACGCCCCCGGTGGGCATGAACGTGTTCGTGATCAAGGCGATGGCGCCACACGTGGGGCTGGGCGAGATCTACCGCGGGGTGGCGCCGTTCATCGTGGCGGACCTGTTGCGCCTGGCACTGCTGATCGCCTTCCCTATCCTGACGCTGTGGATGCTGTAG
- a CDS encoding TRAP transporter small permease, whose amino-acid sequence MQALSFVSRQLARLCLLVAGLALLGLMGVTIVDVLLRLVFRLSGGALNWSVIGSVELVRYLLMFSLLAAMAASVERSQVVVEAFSHGLSPTLKERLGGLFLLGFVVLGAVMAIGLWQEAGIAAQRGQVTQDLRIPMAPIYQFGAVLCALLALRSLVHAALGTLFATEGGGVHHE is encoded by the coding sequence ATGCAAGCCTTGTCGTTCGTGAGTCGCCAGCTGGCACGGCTGTGCCTGCTGGTGGCGGGTCTGGCGCTGCTCGGCCTGATGGGCGTGACCATCGTCGACGTGCTGCTGCGCCTGGTGTTCCGGCTGTCGGGAGGTGCGCTGAACTGGAGCGTGATCGGCAGCGTCGAGCTGGTGCGCTATCTGCTCATGTTCTCTCTGCTGGCGGCGATGGCCGCCAGCGTGGAGCGCAGTCAGGTCGTGGTGGAGGCCTTCAGCCATGGCCTGTCGCCAACGCTCAAGGAGCGCCTGGGCGGCCTTTTCCTGCTCGGTTTCGTGGTGCTGGGGGCGGTGATGGCGATCGGCCTGTGGCAGGAGGCGGGCATTGCCGCCCAGCGTGGCCAGGTGACCCAGGACCTGCGCATTCCCATGGCGCCGATCTATCAGTTCGGTGCCGTGCTGTGTGCGTTGCTGGCGCTGCGCAGCCTGGTTCACGCTGCGCTTGGGACACTCTTCGCCACCGAGGGAGGAGGTGTCCACCATGAGTAG
- a CDS encoding TRAP transporter substrate-binding protein → MNRVLSRCLLAASIAGLTAASAAQASTTLRMSHFWPDGSGINQEIFQAWADAVQEASGGELTVENYPSQTLTRADQAYQGAVNGISDIAITAQGYTAGRFPLSQIVELPGVSDTASQGACILQTLYDDGHIASEYDDTKVLFMFTTGPGYLHTVDNDIQSPADLSGLRIRRPTAVAGEMLEQLGAQPVGMPAPDIYTSLQRGVIDGLSFPWEGMKVFRLNELANYHTQVPFYSLVFVATMNQNSFDRLSPEQQAAIEANMGMQWSEVAGRVFDGLDEAGKQEAEEAGHTIRVIDNPLEHDEWAGPLEAGIENYLSELEGRGLDNARDVYDAAMAAREACSVEQG, encoded by the coding sequence ATGAACCGTGTCCTGTCCCGCTGCCTGCTGGCGGCTTCCATCGCTGGGCTTACTGCCGCGTCCGCCGCGCAGGCCTCCACCACCCTGCGCATGTCGCATTTCTGGCCGGACGGTTCCGGCATCAACCAGGAGATCTTCCAGGCCTGGGCCGATGCCGTGCAGGAGGCCTCCGGCGGCGAGCTTACGGTCGAAAACTATCCGTCCCAGACCCTGACCCGTGCCGACCAGGCCTACCAGGGCGCGGTCAACGGGATCTCCGACATCGCCATCACCGCCCAGGGCTACACAGCAGGCCGCTTCCCGCTGTCGCAGATCGTCGAGCTGCCGGGCGTTTCCGATACCGCCAGTCAGGGGGCGTGCATCCTGCAAACCCTCTACGACGATGGCCATATCGCCAGCGAATACGACGACACCAAGGTACTGTTCATGTTCACCACGGGACCGGGCTACCTGCACACCGTGGACAACGACATCCAGTCGCCCGCCGATCTTTCCGGCCTGCGCATCCGCCGCCCCACCGCCGTGGCCGGCGAGATGCTCGAGCAGCTCGGCGCCCAGCCGGTCGGCATGCCGGCGCCGGACATCTACACCTCGCTGCAGCGTGGTGTGATCGACGGCCTCAGCTTCCCCTGGGAGGGCATGAAGGTCTTCCGTCTCAACGAGTTGGCCAACTACCACACCCAGGTTCCGTTCTATTCGCTGGTCTTCGTCGCCACCATGAACCAGAACAGCTTCGATCGCCTGAGCCCCGAGCAGCAGGCTGCCATCGAGGCCAACATGGGCATGCAGTGGAGCGAGGTGGCTGGCCGGGTGTTCGATGGCCTGGATGAGGCCGGCAAGCAGGAAGCCGAGGAGGCCGGGCACACCATTCGCGTGATCGACAACCCGCTGGAGCACGACGAATGGGCCGGTCCGCTCGAGGCAGGTATCGAGAACTACCTGAGCGAGCTCGAAGGCCGCGGCCTGGACAATGCTCGCGACGTCTATGATGCCGCCATGGCGGCGCGCGAGGCCTGCTCCGTCGAGCAGGGCTGA
- a CDS encoding helix-turn-helix domain-containing protein — MHCAPMPSERLVRARRLVLERLADPSLAPEDLASALNLSMRALYDEFRRHQLAPPATFIRELRLERCYLALLDAANRRNTITHIALEHGFVDGAHFARIFRQRYGISPAELRRRQGSLEH, encoded by the coding sequence TTGCATTGCGCCCCCATGCCGAGCGAGCGGCTGGTCAGGGCGCGGCGCCTGGTGTTGGAACGGCTCGCCGATCCGAGCCTGGCGCCTGAGGATCTGGCGAGCGCTCTGAACCTGTCGATGCGCGCGCTCTATGACGAGTTTCGTCGACACCAGCTGGCGCCGCCGGCCACTTTCATTCGCGAGCTGCGTCTGGAGCGCTGCTACCTGGCGCTGCTGGATGCCGCGAATCGACGCAACACCATCACCCACATCGCCCTGGAGCATGGCTTCGTCGACGGCGCGCACTTTGCCCGGATATTCCGTCAGCGCTACGGAATCTCTCCCGCGGAGCTGCGCAGGCGGCAGGGGTCGCTGGAGCACTGA